One Cupriavidus oxalaticus genomic region harbors:
- a CDS encoding enoyl-CoA hydratase/isomerase family protein translates to MTQSFALTHPDQQRLQDLDGFSVEIDPARERADIILHRPPYNVIAMAARDQLRAVFEALDADDRVRVIVLRAQGKHFSSGGDIRGFLEASPEHVSKLAWNVAAPARCSKPVIAANQGYCFGVGFELSLACDFRIATATTEYALPEQKLGQIPGSGGSARLQKMVGVGRTKDIVMRSRRIPGRQAYEWGIAVDCVADAELEAATDALVDELRAFSPLAQRTAKKLLNDTEDAPLSIAIELEGHCYSRLRSSDDFREGVEAFHAKRNPDFRGS, encoded by the coding sequence ATGACCCAGTCCTTCGCACTGACCCACCCCGACCAGCAGCGCCTGCAGGACCTCGACGGCTTTTCCGTGGAGATCGACCCGGCCCGCGAGCGGGCGGACATCATCCTGCATCGCCCGCCCTATAACGTGATCGCGATGGCGGCCCGCGACCAGTTGCGTGCGGTGTTCGAGGCGCTGGATGCCGATGACCGCGTGCGCGTCATCGTGCTGCGCGCGCAGGGCAAGCATTTTTCCAGCGGCGGCGACATCCGCGGCTTCCTGGAGGCGTCGCCGGAGCATGTGTCGAAGCTCGCGTGGAACGTGGCGGCGCCGGCGCGCTGCAGCAAGCCGGTGATCGCGGCCAACCAGGGCTACTGCTTCGGCGTGGGCTTCGAACTGTCGCTGGCGTGCGACTTCCGCATCGCCACCGCCACCACGGAATACGCACTGCCGGAGCAGAAGCTCGGCCAGATTCCGGGATCCGGCGGCTCGGCGCGGCTGCAGAAGATGGTGGGCGTGGGCCGCACCAAGGACATCGTCATGCGCTCGCGCCGCATCCCGGGGCGCCAGGCGTACGAGTGGGGCATCGCCGTGGATTGCGTCGCTGACGCCGAGCTGGAAGCCGCCACCGATGCGCTGGTCGACGAACTGCGCGCGTTCTCCCCGCTGGCGCAGCGCACCGCCAAGAAACTGCTCAACGACACCGAGGACGCACCGCTGTCGATCGCCATCGAACTCGAAGGGCACTGCTACAGCCGCCTGCGCAGCTCGGACGACTTCCGCGAGGGCGTGGAAGCGTTCCACGCGAAGCGCAATCCCGATTTCCGCGGCAGCTGA
- a CDS encoding MFS transporter, with product MEVLANDKVSHGAMPAAANNRQVLGAVTASCMGWALDLFDLFILLFVAPVIGKLFFPSEHAMLSLAAVYASFAVTLLMRPLGSAIFGTYADRHGRKGAMVVAVTGVGLSTAAFGLLPTVAQIGLFAPALFILLRLVQGVFVGGVVASTHTIGTESVPPSWRGAVSGLVGGGGAGIGALLASITYMAMTALFPGDAFEVWGWRCMFFAGIVSSVLGLVIFNSLEESPLWKQLQAAKAASGHAKPQAHPLRTLFSREYRGILLVNILLTVGAGSAYYLTSGYLPTFLKVVVKASPGESSAILMLSSLGVIVASVAAGHFSTLVGRKRAFLLIGAVSLVLMPLLYQWMPAAPTATLRGVYAVALSMLGCAGFAPILIFLNERFPTSIRASGTGLSWNIGFAIGGMMPTLASLAAGTPAGLPVILGVFLAAVTLVYLVGAAIVPETLGRLVEK from the coding sequence ATGGAAGTGCTGGCAAATGACAAGGTATCGCACGGTGCGATGCCGGCGGCCGCGAACAACCGGCAGGTGCTGGGCGCGGTGACGGCTTCGTGCATGGGATGGGCGCTCGACCTGTTCGACCTGTTTATCCTGCTGTTCGTGGCGCCGGTGATCGGCAAGCTGTTCTTTCCGTCCGAGCATGCGATGCTGTCGCTGGCGGCGGTGTACGCGTCGTTCGCGGTGACGCTGCTGATGCGCCCGCTCGGCTCGGCCATCTTCGGGACCTATGCGGACCGGCACGGGCGCAAGGGGGCCATGGTGGTGGCCGTGACCGGCGTCGGCCTGTCGACGGCCGCGTTCGGGCTGCTGCCGACGGTCGCCCAGATCGGCCTGTTCGCGCCGGCGCTGTTCATCCTGCTGCGGCTGGTGCAGGGCGTGTTCGTCGGCGGCGTGGTCGCTTCGACGCATACCATCGGCACGGAATCGGTGCCGCCGTCGTGGCGCGGCGCGGTGTCCGGCCTGGTGGGCGGCGGCGGCGCGGGCATCGGCGCGTTGCTGGCGTCGATCACGTACATGGCGATGACGGCGCTGTTCCCCGGCGATGCCTTCGAAGTGTGGGGATGGCGCTGCATGTTCTTCGCCGGCATCGTCAGCTCGGTGCTGGGGCTGGTCATCTTCAATTCGCTGGAAGAGTCGCCGCTGTGGAAGCAGCTGCAGGCAGCAAAGGCCGCCAGCGGCCACGCCAAGCCGCAAGCCCATCCGCTGCGCACGCTGTTCTCGCGCGAGTATCGCGGCATCCTGCTGGTCAACATCCTGCTGACCGTGGGCGCGGGCAGCGCCTACTACCTGACTTCCGGCTACCTCCCCACCTTTCTCAAGGTCGTGGTCAAGGCATCCCCGGGCGAGTCCTCGGCCATCCTGATGCTGAGCAGCCTCGGGGTGATCGTCGCGTCGGTGGCAGCGGGGCATTTCAGCACGCTGGTCGGCCGCAAGCGCGCCTTCCTGCTGATCGGCGCGGTCAGCCTGGTGCTGATGCCGTTGCTCTACCAATGGATGCCGGCCGCGCCAACCGCGACCCTGCGCGGCGTCTACGCGGTGGCGCTGAGCATGCTCGGGTGCGCCGGCTTCGCGCCTATCCTCATTTTCCTGAACGAGCGGTTCCCCACCAGCATCCGCGCCTCTGGCACGGGCTTGTCGTGGAACATCGGCTTCGCCATCGGCGGGATGATGCCGACGCTGGCATCGCTTGCCGCCGGCACGCCCGCCGGCCTGCCGGTGATCCTTGGTGTATTCCTCGCGGCCGTCACGCTGGTCTATCTGGTGGGGGCAGCGATCGTGCCGGAGACGCTGGGCCGTCTTGTCGAAAAGTAA
- a CDS encoding alkene reductase has translation MSVLFKPFTMAERQLANRIAMAPLTRSRNPDGVPNDLNALYYSQRADAGLIVTEGTVISPSAQGFLFNPGLYTPQQVDGWRKVTDAVHDKGGTIFTQLWHVGRVSHVSIQPGGIQPVSATGQTAKNTKAWGYTADGTPGAVDVSAPRALTTGEVYGVIADFAEAAANAMEAGFDGVELHGANGYLIEQFLNPTVNDRTDEFRGDTVESRTRFTLAAIDAVAARIGAQRTAIRLSPYGGLGDMAAYPELEATYLHLADELSRRHIAYVHLMDQSTRGSSATPSDFLEKFRSRFTGVLILAGGMTRARAEDLIADGLIDIAAFGEPFIANPDLVARLANDWPLAMSDRALHYGGGAEGYTDYPAYDGKAAA, from the coding sequence ATGAGTGTACTGTTCAAGCCCTTTACCATGGCCGAGCGCCAGCTCGCTAACCGGATCGCCATGGCGCCGCTGACCCGTTCCCGCAATCCGGACGGGGTTCCCAACGACCTCAACGCGCTCTACTACAGCCAGCGCGCTGACGCCGGCCTGATCGTGACCGAAGGCACGGTGATATCGCCCAGCGCCCAGGGCTTCCTGTTCAACCCTGGCCTGTACACACCACAACAGGTCGATGGCTGGCGCAAGGTCACTGACGCCGTCCACGACAAGGGCGGCACGATCTTCACCCAGCTCTGGCATGTCGGCCGTGTGAGCCATGTTTCGATCCAGCCCGGTGGCATTCAGCCGGTCAGTGCCACCGGCCAGACCGCGAAGAACACCAAGGCCTGGGGTTACACCGCCGACGGCACGCCGGGTGCGGTCGATGTGTCCGCGCCCCGGGCACTGACGACCGGCGAGGTCTATGGCGTGATCGCCGATTTTGCCGAGGCCGCCGCCAATGCAATGGAAGCCGGCTTCGACGGCGTCGAGCTGCATGGTGCCAATGGTTACCTGATCGAACAGTTCCTGAACCCGACGGTGAACGATCGCACCGATGAATTCCGCGGCGACACCGTGGAAAGCCGCACCCGTTTCACCCTGGCAGCCATCGACGCGGTCGCGGCGCGGATCGGTGCGCAACGCACGGCCATCCGTTTGTCGCCCTATGGCGGCCTCGGCGACATGGCCGCCTACCCTGAGCTCGAGGCAACGTATCTCCATCTCGCCGATGAACTCTCCAGGCGCCATATCGCTTACGTCCACCTGATGGATCAGAGCACGCGCGGCAGTTCGGCCACCCCAAGCGATTTCCTGGAAAAATTCCGCAGCCGATTCACAGGCGTGCTGATCCTTGCCGGAGGCATGACGCGCGCACGCGCCGAGGACCTCATCGCCGATGGCCTGATCGACATTGCCGCATTCGGCGAGCCGTTCATTGCCAACCCCGACCTGGTCGCACGCCTCGCGAACGACTGGCCCCTGGCCATGTCCGATCGCGCGCTCCACTATGGCGGCGGCGCCGAAGGCTACACCGACTATCCCGCCTACGACGGCAAGGCCGCGGCGTAA
- a CDS encoding MFS transporter: protein MKSNTALLALAIGAFGIGTTEFAPMGLLPVIAEGVDVSIPTAGMLITAYAVGVMVGAPVMTLLFSRFGKRAALMALMAIFTVGNLLSALAPGYATLLASRLVTSLNHGAFFGLGAVVAASVVPKEKQASAVATMFMGLTIANIGGVPAATWIGQQVGWRLAFAGTAVLGLVAMAALWLALPQGERGTPPNVRRELAVLTRPPVLLAMATTVLGAGAMFTLYTYIAPVLADLTGASDTFVTLSLVLIGVGFTVGNHVGGRLADWSLDGATKIVLSALAVIMLMLPFALSHHVTAALGLLAWGAATFAVVPPVQMRVMEAAAEAPGLASSINVGAFNLGNALGAALGGGVISLDLGYSAVPVAGGLLAAAGFLVVWLSRADRRALVAS, encoded by the coding sequence ATGAAATCCAATACCGCACTGCTTGCGCTCGCCATCGGCGCCTTCGGCATCGGCACCACCGAATTCGCCCCGATGGGATTGCTCCCCGTGATCGCCGAAGGCGTCGACGTCAGCATCCCCACCGCGGGGATGCTGATTACCGCGTACGCGGTGGGCGTGATGGTCGGCGCGCCGGTGATGACCCTGCTGTTCAGCCGCTTCGGCAAGCGCGCCGCACTGATGGCGCTGATGGCCATCTTCACCGTCGGCAACCTGCTGTCGGCGCTGGCGCCGGGATACGCCACGCTGCTGGCGTCGCGCCTGGTCACCAGCCTCAACCATGGCGCCTTCTTCGGCCTCGGCGCCGTGGTGGCCGCGAGCGTGGTGCCGAAGGAAAAGCAGGCCAGCGCCGTGGCAACGATGTTCATGGGACTGACCATCGCCAATATCGGCGGCGTGCCGGCGGCAACCTGGATCGGGCAGCAGGTCGGCTGGCGCCTGGCGTTCGCCGGCACCGCGGTGCTGGGACTGGTCGCCATGGCTGCACTCTGGCTGGCGTTGCCGCAGGGCGAGCGCGGCACCCCGCCCAATGTGCGCCGGGAACTGGCCGTGCTCACCCGCCCGCCCGTGTTGCTGGCGATGGCGACAACGGTGCTGGGCGCGGGCGCCATGTTCACGCTCTACACCTATATTGCGCCGGTGCTTGCCGATCTCACCGGCGCATCCGACACCTTTGTCACCCTCTCGCTCGTGCTGATCGGCGTTGGCTTCACGGTCGGCAATCACGTGGGGGGACGGCTCGCGGACTGGTCGCTCGATGGCGCGACGAAAATCGTCCTGTCGGCGCTCGCCGTCATCATGCTGATGCTCCCCTTCGCCCTCTCCCACCACGTCACCGCGGCCCTTGGACTACTGGCCTGGGGCGCCGCGACCTTCGCCGTCGTCCCGCCGGTGCAGATGCGGGTGATGGAAGCCGCGGCGGAAGCACCGGGACTTGCGTCGTCGATCAACGTCGGCGCCTTCAATCTCGGCAATGCCCTGGGCGCAGCACTCGGTGGCGGGGTTATCAGCCTGGATCTCGGCTACAGCGCGGTGCCGGTCGCTGGCGGCCTGCTCGCCGCGGCGGGATTCCTGGTGGTGTGGCTCAGCCGGGCAGACAGGCGCGCGCTGGTCGCTTCGTGA
- a CDS encoding SRPBCC family protein has product MAQASATITLPVAPDRVWQLIGGFDSLPDWLPYIPKSELSEGGRVRSLVNPDGDAIVERLEAFDQGARSYTYSILKAPFPVTGYRSTLRVVGLDGDQASRVEWSGQFTPAGVSDDDASRLFEGIYRDGLKALEATLAGAAS; this is encoded by the coding sequence ATGGCACAAGCTTCTGCAACGATCACGCTGCCGGTTGCACCGGACCGCGTCTGGCAACTGATTGGCGGCTTCGATTCGCTGCCCGACTGGCTGCCGTATATCCCCAAGAGCGAACTGAGCGAGGGCGGCCGTGTGCGCAGCCTCGTCAATCCGGACGGCGACGCCATCGTCGAACGGCTCGAGGCCTTCGACCAGGGCGCGCGCAGTTACACCTACTCGATCCTGAAGGCGCCGTTCCCGGTCACCGGCTACCGCTCCACGCTGCGCGTGGTCGGCCTCGACGGGGACCAGGCCTCGCGCGTCGAATGGTCCGGCCAGTTCACGCCGGCCGGCGTGAGCGATGACGACGCATCGCGGCTGTTCGAGGGCATTTATCGGGATGGCCTCAAGGCATTGGAGGCAACGCTGGCCGGGGCGGCATCATGA
- a CDS encoding aldo/keto reductase: MSIKDTLAGNVLGFGTAPLGNMFRDIPEAEAQATVDAAWAQGVRYYDTAPFYGAGLAEIRLGEALSRHPRDEYVLSTKVGRLILDEVEDASARSLGEKSGLFAAGRPNKLVNDYSADATLRSIEDSLRRMKADRLDIVWVHDIAQDFYGDEWLAYFETARKGAFKVLTRLREEGVIKAWGLGVNRVEPIELTLDLTEVQPDGFLLAGRYSLLDHERALQRLMPKAAERKTEIVVGGPYSSGILAGGSHFEYQKAPPEIISKVERIKAIAQRHGVSIKAAALQFVLANPAVAAVIPGASRPERIAEDTAALKAVIPADFWRELREQRLVAANAPLPGDSN; this comes from the coding sequence ATGAGCATCAAAGACACACTCGCCGGCAACGTGCTCGGCTTTGGTACCGCCCCGCTGGGCAATATGTTCCGCGACATTCCGGAAGCGGAGGCGCAGGCCACCGTGGACGCGGCCTGGGCGCAAGGCGTGCGCTACTACGACACCGCGCCGTTCTACGGCGCGGGCCTGGCCGAAATCCGGCTGGGCGAAGCGCTGTCCCGGCACCCGCGCGACGAATACGTGCTCAGCACCAAGGTCGGCCGCCTGATCCTGGACGAAGTCGAAGACGCCAGCGCGCGCTCCCTGGGCGAGAAAAGCGGCCTGTTCGCCGCCGGCCGCCCGAACAAGCTGGTCAACGACTACTCGGCGGACGCCACGCTGCGCTCGATCGAGGACAGCCTCAGGCGGATGAAGGCCGACCGCCTCGACATCGTGTGGGTCCACGACATCGCCCAGGACTTCTACGGCGACGAGTGGCTGGCCTATTTCGAGACGGCCCGCAAAGGCGCTTTCAAGGTGCTGACCCGGCTGCGCGAAGAGGGCGTGATCAAGGCCTGGGGCCTGGGCGTGAACCGCGTCGAGCCGATCGAACTGACGCTGGACCTGACCGAAGTGCAGCCGGACGGCTTCCTGCTGGCGGGCCGCTATTCGCTGCTCGATCACGAGCGCGCGCTGCAGCGCCTGATGCCCAAGGCCGCGGAGCGCAAGACCGAGATCGTGGTCGGCGGCCCGTACAGCTCGGGCATCCTGGCCGGCGGCTCGCACTTCGAGTACCAGAAGGCGCCGCCCGAGATCATCAGCAAGGTCGAGCGCATCAAGGCGATCGCGCAACGCCATGGCGTCAGCATCAAGGCCGCCGCGCTGCAGTTCGTGCTGGCCAACCCGGCGGTCGCCGCCGTGATCCCGGGTGCGAGCCGGCCCGAGCGCATCGCCGAGGACACCGCCGCGCTGAAGGCGGTCATTCCCGCCGATTTCTGGCGCGAGCTGCGCGAGCAGCGCCTGGTTGCGGCAAATGCGCCGCTGCCTGGCGACAGCAACTGA
- a CDS encoding LysR substrate-binding domain-containing protein, translating to MLDIRQLHYFVAVAEDEHVGRAAERLHISQSPLSRQIAQLEEKLGLVLFERSQQRIRLTRDGRTFLAETRAFLTHANRLESLARRLGRGDEGGLCIGYLEYAMHSGILPNALRELRQDRPAVHIALYNQQSATQLEGLRQRSLDIALVCEPPPPDDPDLEASQVLNDPMLLALPEGHPLARAEQLTPDDLAAQKWIGVMHQETALRHDTFIAACAKAGFTPTITMEATEPLAALGLVAAGLGVTTIQQSLRHQAPAGVVLHDLSWFSYRTPLWAAWHKVNLRPLVEIFRKTLLQASGVVPEIATAEAG from the coding sequence ATGCTAGATATCCGCCAACTTCACTATTTCGTGGCCGTGGCCGAAGACGAGCACGTCGGACGCGCCGCCGAACGGCTCCATATCTCCCAATCGCCACTTAGCCGGCAGATTGCCCAGCTTGAAGAAAAGCTCGGGCTGGTGCTGTTCGAGCGCTCCCAGCAACGCATCCGGCTCACGCGCGACGGCCGCACGTTCCTGGCCGAGACCCGCGCCTTCCTGACGCACGCCAACCGGCTCGAATCGCTGGCGCGGCGGCTCGGGCGCGGCGACGAGGGCGGCCTCTGCATCGGCTACCTGGAATACGCGATGCACTCCGGCATCCTGCCGAACGCCTTGCGCGAGTTGCGCCAGGACCGGCCCGCCGTGCACATCGCGCTGTACAACCAGCAGTCGGCGACCCAGCTCGAAGGACTGCGCCAGCGCAGCCTGGATATCGCACTCGTGTGCGAGCCGCCGCCGCCCGACGATCCGGACCTGGAGGCCTCACAGGTGCTCAATGACCCGATGCTGCTGGCGCTGCCCGAAGGCCACCCGCTTGCCAGGGCGGAGCAGCTCACCCCGGACGACCTCGCGGCGCAAAAATGGATCGGCGTGATGCACCAGGAAACCGCGCTGCGGCATGACACGTTCATCGCGGCTTGCGCGAAGGCTGGCTTCACGCCGACGATCACGATGGAGGCGACCGAACCGCTGGCCGCCCTGGGGCTCGTGGCCGCGGGACTCGGCGTGACCACGATCCAGCAAAGCCTGCGCCACCAGGCGCCGGCGGGCGTGGTGCTGCATGACCTGTCGTGGTTCAGTTACCGCACGCCCCTATGGGCGGCCTGGCACAAGGTCAACCTGCGGCCGCTGGTGGAGATCTTCCGCAAGACGTTGCTGCAGGCGAGCGGCGTCGTGCCGGAGATCGCGACGGCGGAGGCGGGCTGA
- a CDS encoding GNAT family N-acetyltransferase, with amino-acid sequence MSDDLVIRNMTRAELDQLVGWAASEGWNPGLHDAALFWAADPDAFIAAELDGELIGGGAITSYHGEFGFMGFFIVRPEFRGRGLGNTLWHARRDRLLGRLRPGAAIGLDGVFAMQDYYARGGFVFSHRNLRFRAEVPLDQPPCSQPQPPRADDAIVPLDAVPFDDVLAYDRTCFPAAREAFLRAWVRQADALALGCLRQGQLAGFGVVRRCGEGCKIGPLFADDADAAYALYARLAAFASGGPLFLDVPENHPAAMALAHRHGMAEVFGCARMYLGPPPGLVHKRIFGITTFELG; translated from the coding sequence ATGTCTGACGACCTTGTGATTCGGAACATGACACGCGCCGAACTGGATCAGCTGGTCGGCTGGGCGGCAAGCGAGGGGTGGAACCCCGGTCTTCACGACGCGGCGCTGTTCTGGGCCGCGGACCCGGATGCCTTTATCGCGGCGGAGCTGGATGGCGAGTTGATCGGCGGGGGCGCGATCACCTCGTACCACGGGGAGTTCGGCTTTATGGGCTTCTTTATCGTTCGCCCGGAGTTTCGTGGCCGGGGGCTGGGCAACACGCTGTGGCATGCGCGCCGGGACCGGCTGCTTGGGCGGCTGCGGCCCGGTGCTGCCATCGGGCTGGACGGCGTCTTTGCGATGCAGGACTACTACGCCAGGGGCGGCTTCGTTTTCTCCCATCGCAACCTGCGCTTTCGTGCCGAGGTGCCGCTCGATCAGCCCCCCTGCTCCCAGCCCCAGCCGCCGCGCGCGGACGATGCGATCGTCCCGCTGGATGCTGTGCCCTTCGACGACGTGCTGGCATACGACCGCACATGCTTTCCCGCCGCGCGCGAGGCCTTCCTGCGCGCATGGGTCCGGCAGGCGGATGCGCTTGCGCTGGGGTGCTTGCGCCAGGGCCAGCTGGCCGGATTCGGCGTGGTGCGCCGGTGCGGGGAAGGCTGCAAGATCGGGCCGCTGTTTGCTGACGACGCTGACGCGGCCTACGCACTCTATGCACGCCTGGCCGCCTTTGCATCGGGCGGCCCTTTGTTCCTCGATGTGCCGGAAAACCATCCCGCAGCCATGGCGCTGGCGCATCGGCACGGCATGGCGGAAGTCTTCGGCTGCGCGCGCATGTATCTCGGGCCGCCGCCCGGCCTGGTGCACAAGCGCATCTTTGGCATTACGACCTTTGAGCTGGGATGA
- a CDS encoding polysaccharide deacetylase family protein, which yields MMPARDLAGYGSAPPDPRWPGGARVALQFVLNIEEGAESCILNGDASSEAYLHELPGRPPRQAERDWSVESMYEYGARAGVWRLLDLFAERRLPLTAFAVGRALELNPRIGQALSAAGHEVAGHGYRWIDYRGVPEDEERRQIRLTIAAIERICGKRPVGWYTGRVSASTRRLIHEEGGFLYSSDAYNDDLPYWLSSSPPLLVIPYTLVNNDARYLLPGGFACGDDFYRMLRDAFDQLWHEGARAPKMMSVGLHPRISGHPARAMALARFLDDVRGRDAVWICRREDIARHWMAEHPA from the coding sequence ATGATGCCCGCGCGCGACCTGGCCGGCTACGGCAGCGCCCCGCCCGATCCGCGCTGGCCCGGTGGCGCGCGTGTGGCGCTGCAGTTTGTGCTGAACATCGAGGAAGGCGCGGAATCGTGCATCCTCAATGGCGACGCGAGTTCCGAAGCGTACCTGCACGAGCTGCCCGGTCGGCCGCCGCGCCAGGCCGAGCGCGACTGGAGTGTCGAGAGCATGTACGAGTACGGCGCGCGTGCCGGCGTCTGGCGCTTGCTCGACCTGTTCGCCGAGCGCCGCTTGCCGCTGACCGCGTTCGCGGTCGGTCGCGCACTGGAACTCAATCCGCGGATCGGGCAGGCGCTCAGTGCCGCGGGACACGAGGTGGCGGGACATGGCTACCGCTGGATCGACTACCGTGGCGTACCTGAAGACGAAGAGCGGCGCCAGATTCGCCTGACGATCGCGGCGATCGAACGCATCTGCGGCAAGCGGCCGGTAGGCTGGTACACGGGTCGGGTCAGTGCCAGCACCCGGCGCCTGATCCACGAGGAAGGCGGCTTTCTTTACAGCTCGGATGCCTACAACGATGACCTGCCCTACTGGCTCTCCAGCTCGCCGCCGCTGCTGGTGATCCCCTATACGCTTGTCAACAACGACGCCCGCTACCTGCTGCCTGGCGGCTTTGCCTGCGGGGACGATTTCTACCGCATGCTGCGGGACGCATTCGACCAGTTGTGGCACGAGGGCGCGCGCGCGCCGAAGATGATGAGCGTCGGACTGCATCCCCGCATCAGCGGGCATCCCGCGCGTGCCATGGCGCTTGCGCGGTTCCTTGACGACGTGCGCGGCCGTGACGCCGTGTGGATCTGCCGCCGCGAGGACATCGCCAGGCACTGGATGGCCGAGCATCCGGCGTAG
- a CDS encoding isocitrate/isopropylmalate dehydrogenase family protein — MENGAREQIPATLIPGDGIGPEVVDATVRVLDALGAPFAWDLRRAGMAGVEYSGDPMPEDTLDSIRRTGLALKGPLTTPVGGGFRSVNVRLREAFNLYANVRPARTIVPGRFDNIDLVLVRENVGGFYVAHDYYIPVGDDPHAVAVSTGTNTRDACRRIARFAFEYAVRNGRKKITVVHKANILKALTGIFLEAAREVASDYAGRVEMDDIIVDACAMQLVLNPWRFDMLLCTNLFGDILSDQIAGLVGGLGMAPGANIGDHAAIFEAVHGSAPDIAGKGIANPISLMLAAGLMLDHVGRQDLATRLRTAIGLTLNQDQVKTGDLHGTASTLQFADAVAKRIASAS; from the coding sequence ATGGAAAACGGAGCACGCGAACAGATCCCCGCCACGCTGATCCCCGGCGACGGCATCGGCCCCGAAGTGGTGGATGCCACCGTCAGGGTGCTGGACGCGCTCGGTGCCCCATTCGCCTGGGACCTCCGGCGCGCGGGCATGGCCGGCGTCGAATACAGCGGCGATCCGATGCCGGAAGACACGCTGGACAGCATCCGCCGCACCGGCCTTGCGCTGAAGGGCCCGCTGACCACGCCGGTGGGCGGTGGCTTCCGCTCGGTCAATGTACGCCTGCGCGAAGCATTCAACCTTTACGCCAATGTGCGCCCCGCGCGAACGATCGTTCCCGGCCGCTTCGACAACATCGACCTGGTGCTGGTGCGCGAGAACGTCGGCGGCTTCTACGTGGCGCACGACTACTACATCCCGGTCGGCGACGACCCCCATGCGGTGGCGGTGTCTACCGGCACCAACACGCGCGACGCCTGCCGCCGCATTGCCCGCTTCGCGTTCGAGTACGCCGTCAGGAACGGCCGCAAGAAGATCACGGTGGTGCACAAGGCCAATATCCTGAAGGCGCTTACCGGCATCTTCCTGGAAGCGGCGCGGGAAGTCGCCAGCGACTATGCCGGCCGTGTCGAGATGGACGACATCATCGTAGACGCCTGCGCCATGCAGCTGGTCCTCAACCCGTGGCGCTTCGACATGCTGCTCTGTACCAACCTGTTCGGCGACATCCTGTCGGACCAGATCGCCGGCCTGGTCGGCGGGCTCGGCATGGCGCCGGGCGCCAACATCGGCGACCACGCGGCGATCTTCGAGGCGGTCCATGGCTCGGCGCCCGACATCGCGGGCAAAGGCATTGCCAACCCGATCTCGCTGATGCTCGCCGCCGGGCTGATGCTCGACCACGTGGGACGCCAGGACCTTGCCACGCGGCTGCGTACCGCCATCGGGCTGACGCTCAACCAGGACCAGGTGAAGACCGGCGACCTCCACGGCACGGCCTCCACGCTTCAGTTTGCTGACGCGGTAGCGAAGCGCATCGCTTCGGCCAGCTAA